A window of Oncorhynchus kisutch isolate 150728-3 linkage group LG10, Okis_V2, whole genome shotgun sequence contains these coding sequences:
- the LOC109898207 gene encoding ataxin-2-like protein — MGVPPSSLRGGASGPIPNRTGVPGSSRPSQGSDRCSPLSIRGAYSPHQSQASPPGQPSSPTPSSSSHPIPHSISHPQALADTSRSSVNGVSSRTSPKAQRSVQTNRTLRNPSSQSSPAVSRSPKPDDPALAGPSYLDTSSSSIASATPKSSGPTPLFTVDVNEILSSAAKERTEGPASPQDGKSGKVPSVLQRTQLEELRKFGKEFRLQPSPSSAGPTSSDSAQPSSSDSATTAESVPAPGHTPSQDPQSGEGSSFTLTPTTPTPSPAPNTASQSSGPDRQTPQPARSPGSEEEEEGSERAEGVADQVKKSTLNPNAKEFVFKAPMTLVKPSPAPTPPRPTPPSPSVVLQPPPGQQAIYSTPYLSYLSPVQIQGHSVQAPQMYQYTMSSVQQGKYPRSKGQVVGPRPDHHGSSQPQMLQAAASAAGPPLVASPYPQAYLQYSQVIQGMPHYPGQPVYSMLQGGARMLTQAGHPQAMGPQYPGQTEGPPGPQQAMYASQQFSHHSSSMHPPQPSSTPTGSQPPPQHTAPSPGHGQSGQGGPQPQSMYHSGPLPAPTPPNMPPGHSSPQASYPMQGYSLPTHQPMAQHYPGLGQLTQAHVAQGMSGPHHPGGHGPPQMMLHYAPPPQQGPGSAQQHGPPPQQGAHQHYYIQHPQAVQVQAHPTQQLSFHPPGN, encoded by the exons ATGGGCGTCCCCCCCAGCAGCCTGAGGGGAGGAGCCTCTGGTCCAATACCCAATCGAACAGGAGTCCCCGGCTCCTCTAGACCATCCCAGGGTTCTGATAGGTGCAGCCCGCTGTCCATCAGGGGCGCCTACTCTCCCCACCAGTCCCAAGCCAGCCCCCCGGGCCAGCCCAGTAGCCCtaccccctcttcttcctctcacccgatccctcactccatctctcacccACAAGCTCTGGCTGATACCTCGCGCTCTTCTGTCAACGGAG TGTCGTCCAGAACTTCCCCCAAAGCCCAGAGATCCGTACAGACCAATCGAACTCTGCGCAACCCAAGCTCCCAGTCCTCacctgcag TCTCTCGCTCTCCAAAACCAGACGACCCCGCTCTGGCTGGCCCTTCCTACCTGGACACTTCCTCCTCCTCGATCGCCTCGGCAACCCCTAAGTCCTCTGGCCCCACCCCTCTGTTCACTGTGGATG TGAATGAGATCCTAAGCTCAGCGGCTAAGGAGAGGACAGAAGGCCCAGCCAGCCCTCAAGACGGCAAGAGCGGCAAAG ttcCCTCAGTCCTGCAGAGAACACAGTTGGAGGAGCTACGGAAATTTGGCAAAGAGTTCAGG CTCCAGCCCAGCCCCTCTTCTGCTGGCCCCACCTCCTCAGACTCCGCCCAGCCCTCCTCATCAGACTCCGCCACCACAGCAGAGTCCGTACCCGCCCCTGGCCACACCCCCTCCCAGGACCCCCAATCTGGAGAGGGGTCCTCCTTCACCCTGACCCCCACCACCCCTACCCCCTCTCCAGCCCCCAACACCGCCTCTCAGTCAtcaggaccagacagacagacaccccagCCAGCCAGGTCCCCTGgcagcgaggaggaggaggagggcagcgAGCGAGCAGAGGGTGTGGCTGA TCAGGTGAAGAAGTCTACGCTGAACCCCAACGCCAAAGAGTTCGTCTTCAAGGCACCCATGACCCTg GTGAAGCCGTCCCCAGCCCCCACCCCCCCACGGCCCACTCCTCCCAGCCCCTCTGTAGTGCTCCAGCCTCCCCCGGGACAACAGGCCATCTACAGCACCCCCTATCTGTCCTACCTCTCCCCCGTACAGATACAGGGACACTCTGTACAG GCTCCTCAGATGTATCAGTACACCATGTCTTCAGTCCAGCAGGGGAAGTATCCCAGATCTAAAG GCCAGGTGGTAGGCCCTCGTCCGGACCACCACGGCTCTTCCCAGCCCCAGATGCTCCAGGCTGCAGCGTCTGCAGCAGGCCCTCCCCTGGTGGCCTCCCCCTACCCCCAGGCCTACCTGCAGTACAGTCAGGTCATCCAGGGCATGCCCCACTACCCCGGACAG CCGGTGTACTCCATGCTGCAGGGTGGGGCCAGGATGCTGACCCAGGCGGGCCACCCCCAGGCTATGGGCCCTCAGTACCCCGGACAGACAGAGGGTCCCCCGGGACCACAACAGGCCATGTATG CCTCCCAGCAGTTCTCCCACCATTCTAGCTCCATGCACCCTCCCCAGCCCTCCAGCACCCCTACTGGGAGCCAGCCCCCTCCCCAGCACACTGCCCCCAGCCCTGGGCACGGACAG TCGGGCCAGGGAGgcccccagccccagtccatgtACCACTCTGGGCCCCTGCCAGCGCCCACACCCCCTAACATGCCCCCTGGCCACAGCTCTCCCCAGGCCTCTTACCCCATGCAGGGCTACAGCCTGCCCACCCACCAGCCCATGGCCCAACACTACCCCGGCCTGGGACAGCTCACACAG GCCCATGTTGCCCAAGGTATGTCTGGCCCTCACCACCCAGGAGGCCACGGCCCGCCCCAGATGATGCTGCACTATGCTCCACCCCCACAGCAAGGCCCAGGCTCAGCCCAGCAGCACGGCCCTCCCCCCCAGCAGGGGGCGCACCAACACTACTACATCCAACATCCACAGG CTGTACAGGTGCAGGCTCACCCCACCCAGCAGCTCTCCTTCCACCCCCCTGGAAACTGA